TCAACGGACTGAAAGGACTGGGTAAATGGATCGGTGAAGCCCTGGGCAAACTATGGGACTGGATCAAGGGTGCCGCGTCGACCGTCTGGAACTGGATCAAAGGTGCGCTCTCTTCTGCCTGGGATTGGATCAAGGGCGCGGCCAGCACTATCTGGGAAGGCATCAAAGGCGCTGCAAGCGCTGCCTGGGACTGGATAAAAGGAGCTGCTTCCACCGCCTGGAACTGGATAAAGGAAACAGCTAGCAAGGTGTGGGAATGGACCAAACAGAAAGCAACTGAATTCTGGAACTGGTTCGCAGGGGACGATGGCTTCCTGGAAGACTTTCTCGAAGTGGTCGGTCACCTTACCTGGGGACTACCCGCTACCCTGGCAGGCTTCCTGTTCAGTCTCTTCAACTTCACGATCGGTAACCTGATCGTAGCGATCCACAATGATTCCGCAGCAGCCAATGACCAGTGGGAGTATGCGAGTATTTCCATCGGCGGACCTAATAACGAGAATGATATCATCGGCAACTACGGCGGCATCCTGAATGTGGGTGGACTCAGTGAAGCCGTCACCCTGGGCCCTTTTGTATTCTTCCAGGGATCAGGTGCCGCCGCGACAACAGCAGGTGCTACAAGTATACAGGACTATTACGCAAACCACGAAACACCACAGTCCATTTATTTGTCCAACACACCACTCCGCACCGCCGATCATGAAGAAGGGCATGAAGACCAGAACCTTTTATATGGTCCGTTCACATTGCTGTTCGGACTGATATTCAGTCTGCTGCCTAACGGCCTCAAATCACCGCACAACAGCGGATGGTACTGGTATGACCGGCAGGCTAATAAGTGGTCAGGTGGTAACAGCATCGCTCATCCAAATACGACCGTACATCCATAACATTTCCATTCATACTTAAACCTCAAAAAAATGACAGATCCTACCAACTTGGTTTGCAGGGTATATGGTACCGTAACCGACGCGCAGGGCATTCCTGTTTCCAATATACTGATCCGCGCCTTTGACCGCGATCTACGCACCGAAGAACTACTGGGAGAAAAGCTGACTGACGATACCGGTAAATATGAGATCATCTATGATCCTGCCTCCTTTAAACGGGCCGAAAAACGGTCTGCCGATCTTTCACTGAAAGCATATGATACGTCCGGAAAACAGCTGCTGTACGAACAGACGGTAGACCAGATCGTCTTTAATGCCCCCCGTGAAAAAAGGGTAGACATCACTATACGTATAAGGGCGAAACGACTGGAGAATGAATTTGATATCATCCTGCGGACATTGCCACCACTGATTGAAAACGTTCCGCTTGTCAGCCTGCAGGAAGACGCGAAAACACGTGATATCACCTTCCTTTCAAAAGAAACTGCTATCTCCCCCCGATGGCTGCAATATATCGTTGTAGCGCACCGCGTACAGGAGATCTCCAGGATAGATGCCGCATTCTTTTACGGTCTGCTGCGCAAAGATACCCTACTCAAACTGGACCTGGCTAAAGCATTCAATGCCCGGGTACAGATAGATATCAATACGGATACCAGGTCGGTACTTTATGACGCCGCTCTGGCAGATGAGAAGCAGATGGATGCAGATATCAGAACTGCCATCCGGGAAATGATCATCCCTGAACGCGCAGCCGGACAACTGCGGGAGATCATGGCGATGCTTGGTCAATACCGCGACGAGGCTCGCCGGTTTGAAGAAGAAGAAAGAAGAAAACGGATTACGGATACGCTGACCAATTTCCTGATGAAAGATAAGCTGGGGGAAATGCAGCAGCTCTTCGATGCGAACAGACAGGACTTCACCAAATTCCTTGATGCGATCTCCGCTGCTGACTTCTTTGCCACGGCCGAAGATAAAAAACGGGGCCAGGTAAATCTCGCCCTGGGTAATGTGTTTGGCTTCAATGATCAGATCATCAACACGGTTGCCTCCTCACAGAAAATAGACAAACCATCGGATATCAGGAAGCTTGCAAAGCTGAACAGTGCCGGATGGCGGGAAGTACTGACAAAGTCTGCCGGCGAACTAAACGTAGATCCTGCGCTGATCAGGGTACATGCCGCGGCGCTCGCACGCAAAATGGAGACGGCTTATCCTACACAGGCGTTCACTGCACAACTGGAAAGGGCAAAGGAAAAGACGGGGCCACAGCATGATGCTATCGTAAAATTACTCACGGAGAACGAGGACTTCGATCTGCAACGTTCTAATATAGACACCTTCTTCCGGGATAAAGGCATAAGGGACATCGCTGATACTGCGCCTGCACTGAAAGAGCTGAAATCAATGCAGCGTGTGTTCAAGCTGGTACCAAACTATTCAAAGACCACTGCCCTGCTATCACAAAAGGTGCATTCTGCACAAAGCATCGTGGCTACCGGCAAATCACGTTTCGTACAGGAAGTAGGACCTGCTGCTGGCATTTCCGAGAAGGAAGCCACGGCCATCTACAATAAGGCCAGCAACATACAGGCGGCCTCTATGCTCGTTGCGGGAGAACTCCGGGATACGATCACCAGTATGGATATTGCTGCGCTGAATGTCAACGCACTTGCCGCCAAACTGAAAGCTGTCAGCAAAGACTTTCCAAATCTGAAGACGCTCTTCCAGTTATCCGACATGTGTGCCTGCGAACATTGCCGTTCGGTATACAGCCCTGCCGCTTACCTCGTAGAACTGCTACAGTACCTCGACAAACGAACGGTGAGGAACCTGGACGTGGACCCGGACGCCCCTGTACGTATTGCCAAAGACGTGCTTTTCGAAAGGAGGCCAGACCTGGGTGAGATCGACCTCGGATGCGAAAATGCCAATACGCCACTGCCTTATATAGACCTGGTATGTGAACTGCTGGAAGAAGCAATTGCCCCGGATGCCGGTATCACTTATAACGGTGCACTCGCCAACGGCAAGATACCTGCCGCATTGCAGACTTTACTGAATACGAACAACATCCCTGTCACTGACAAGGCGCTCGTATACGAACCGCTTGATCCCGTGATCAATCCTGCCTGTTACCTTCGGGACGAGGGTGTTGTATGTAAGCTGTCGCCTGTGGCGGCAAACCAGTGGCTGGTAAAAAGGCTGCATCAGACATTCGGATCCGCCGAAGAACTGGCCGCTTCGCCCGAATATGTGAATGAGAATGCCTACACTATACTAAGCACACAGCAATTTGCGTTCACACTTCCCTTTGACCTGCCACATACTGAAGCACAGGCTTACTTCTCCCGCTTCGGTATCAACAGGGCCACCCTGATGCAGGACCTGCGGAAAGGCACTACTCCTCCTGATGAGACTATTGCCGCTGAAATACTGGGACTGACAGCACAGCAACGGAAGCTGATCATCACTGCCGATGCCGCCAATCAGGAAAACTACTGGAATACCGGCGCCCCTAACGTCGTGGATTATATGAAGGTCGTGGACAATATGCTGCAGAGAACAGGACTGACCTATGCTGCATTGAACAACCTCTTGTCACTGACGTTCATCAACCCTGACAATAAACTGTTCATACAGCACCTGGACACCGGATGTGATACGACAAAAAAAGAGATTGCCAATCTGGATGAAGCCGCGCTTGACCGTATTCACCGCTTCCTCCGGCTGGTAAAACTTACCGGCTGGAAACAGGAGCTGCTGAACGAAGTGATCATGCAGACAAAGCTGGGCAATAAAACGCTGGATGATTCCTGTCTGATCACCCTTTCAAAACTACAGACCATCAACCAGACCACCGGCATCAAGAGAGAAGAGCTCATTGGTTTTTATGGAGAGGTCCCTCACACCATCATTCCCAATGCGACTGTCAAACCACTTTATCAGCAGGTATTCCTGAACAAAGCCACAACAGGCTTCCTGGATGAAACCCTGCTGCCGGCATTGGTAGATGGCAGTACCACACTAAACGATCATGCGGTGAGCCTCGCTGCCTGTTTGCAGCTCTCTGCACTGGACTTCAGCCATATCACCGGCGCGATGGCCAATATAGACCTGACCTTCGCTAACATCAGTCATGTTTTTGCCGTGGCCCGGCTTTGCAGAAAAGGGAAGATCGCTGTCAGCGACTATGGTGTGTATGTCACACTCACTGGTCTGGATGTATTCAGTAGTCCTGCTGTTACCCTTGACTTTATTAACCACATCAACATCGGCAAAAAAGCGCCACTTAAACCCGCTGATGTACAGTTTATGCTGCGACATGAAGCAGATAACCTGGCTGAACGCGAGATCGCAGATGAGAAGATCACCGCCCTCCTCACAGCGCTACAGGCAGGCTATCAGCAGGCTTATAATACGAACAAGTCCCCCTATGATGATCTGCTCTCCGCCGATGAACTACAGGAACCCCTGAAAAATGGACTGGCTAAACTGCCCGGCTTCACGGAAGAGATCACCAATAACTTCGTGAAGATGGCAAATAATACCTGGATCTCTCCACCTGACCCGGTAGCTGCTACCTATATCAGTGAGCAATTAACCCCTTTCTTCTCCACGGCCGTTATAACCGATATACAGACTTTACAGGCCGCCATCGTTGCCGCACCACCAGCTAACCTGGAAATGGCCCGTAAGGCATTTCTGGAGGCGCTTTTCACTGCCTTATCTGCCTACTTCTTTGTAGCTGAAAAGACGGAACTACTAGTCACCTCACTTGCCAGTACCTTCAAAGCGGAAAATGAACTGGTCACCGCCGTACTAAGTACTGCCAGACTGAAACAGCCTGCACCTGGTACCGCCCTGTTGCGGGATATTCTCTTGTCAGACACGCTGATTGACAAGATCACCGAACCGCCGGTACCGCCAGTGATCACACCTGGTGGCTTTACCCAGCTGTACAATGCCGTACGGCTATTACACAAACTCTTCCCCTTTGTAAAAGCAGTGAAGCAAGACCCGGATGCTATTGCATGGCTGATCAGCAACAGTCCCGCTCTCGGATGGCTGGAACCTGACAGTATTCCCTATGCAGCAGCCCAGACACCGGTTGCCTACACTACCTGGGAAAATTTTGCACAACTCCTCTCTTTATTGAATACCCTTACGCCGGTACCCAATCCGGGAGATGCGGAAAATCCGCTGACTTTCTTTTCCCTTATCACTATTTTACAGGATGGTGCTACCACGCGCCAGCAATGGCTGGACGCATTTGCCCTGCTCAATGGTTATGACCGGGAAGTACTGGATGACGCTGACCTGTACTTCGGCTTCTCTAATCCTGACCTGACACAATACCGCTTGGTATCCACCTGGATAAAACTGGCCACTGCCATGCAGGACCTGCGCATCCTGGGTACTAATGCCACCATCGCCAAGGAATTCATTAAACCGGCGCTTAGCAGTACGGATACCAGTCAGTTGCGCATGACACTCAAAGCGCGATATGAAGAAGACCTGTGGCTGGACACACTGAAAGAGATCATGAACACGGTACGTCCGCGCAAAAGAGACGCGCTTGTAGCTTATTTGCTGGCCACCACACCAGATGTACACTCACCAATTGACCTGTTTGATTACTACTTAGTGGATACCCAGATGGAAGCCATTATGCCTTCCTCCCGCATTGTACAGGCACACGGCACGATCCAGCTGTTCGTACAACGCTGTCTGATGGGACTTGAACCTACTGCTGCGGCAGACAGGAACAGCGATTCTGGCTGGAACCAGTGGAAATGGATGAAGAACTACCGTGTCTGGGAAGCCAACAGAAAAGTATTCCTGTATCCGGAAAACTGGATAGAGCCCGAACTGCTGGATGACAAGTCCTTCCTCTTCTCCGAAATGGAAGAGCAATTACTACAGGATGAAGTGAACGAGTTCACCACTGAAGATGCCCTTATCCGCTATCTCGAAAAGCTGGATGAGATCGCCTTTCTGGAAGTAGTCGCCGAATACTACCAGGCAGATATCTACACCCTGCACGTTTTTGCACGTACGAAAACCGGAGATCCGGCTACCTATTACTACCGCCGGCTGGAACAGGAACGTTACTGGAGCCCATGGGAAAAAGTAGACCTGGACATCACCAGCAACCAGCTGCTCGCATTCGTACACAATAACCGCCTATGTCTGGCGTGGCCGATCTTCAGTGAAATACCTAATCCTACTCACCAGGTGACCATCCCCGGCGTATCCGCGAATGAAAGCTCACCCAAAGACATGAAAAAGGTAGAGCGCAAACTCAAGATCCAGCTGGCCATCAGCCAGTTCGCCAATAAACAGTGGCAGCCTAAAAGAGTGTCCCGAAAGGGTATTCTGACGCCCGACAACTACACGACGGACAGTTTCGACTATGACGTCTATAACCTCCTGTACTTCGAGTTCTCGCAGCAGATCATGGTCTTCCACACCACCACCGAAAGCGTGCAGGAATATCATTACATGGACGGCTTATTTGACATCGCAGGTTGCAAGGGCTATCCCGAACTGACCAGTACCAAGCCAAACTGGTTCCCTGACTTCTTCCCGGACTTTAAAGACACCCTGCTGGGTTCCGACAGGTATATTGAGCAGAACCTGGATACCGGTAATGCCTTTTCCGTACGCAATGCCATCCTCTTCTTTAACTTCTTTGACCTGCTGACAGAGACCCCGGGTACCTTCCGGCTCAGCTATCCGCATCAGTTTACCTGGGTAGATATGCTGGCACTGCTTTACCAGGTACTGATGAAAAAACTCCTGGCTAACTTCACCGACCTGGGTGGAAGAAGCATCAAAGTGCCACTGGGCACGTTACTGCCTTATTTCTTTGAAGACAGCAAGCATAATTACGTCATCGTGCCCGGCTTCTATGGGATGGATAAAGATCCGCAGATAGGCACACCCGTTACCATCAAACGAACATACACCGATGTACTGAAATTGCTGGAAGCAGTCATCGCGCTGTATAACAAATACGTACAGGTCATCAAGGACAATCCCGGCATGCCGGCGGCCGACCTGGTTGCCAAACTGGTGGCTGACCCCGACTTCCAGGCGATCGTGGCTGAATGGAAGGTTTATACACAATTAAAGTATGGTGAACAGTTCCGTAATTTCTATCATCCGCTGTTATGTATGATGCGGAAAACACTGTACAAAGACGGCATTCCTGCATTGATGAAACGGGAAACGCAGCTGACCAAAACAAGCTTCAACTTCGCTGAATACTATAAACCTACCGCACTGATGCCCGGTCCGCTACCTGTCGAAGACATCGACTTCAATAGCGATGGCAGTTACAGCAGCTATAACTGGGAATTGTTCTATCATACGCCTATGATGCTGGCCACGCGGCTTAGCAGGGACCAGCGCTTTGAAGAAGCCCTGGTTTGGTTCCATTATATCTTTAATCCGACAGGCGCATTAGAAGGCAATCCACCCCAGAAATACTGGGTGACTAAGCCCTTCTATCAACGTCTCTCTCCGGAATACCTGGAGCAACGTATAGACAACCTGCTTACTAAGATCGCTGACCCTGGCACGCCCGAGATCAAAGAGCTGGAGTTTGCCATAGACCAATGGCGTACCAAGCCATTTATGCCGCATGTAGTAGCCCGTTTCAGGCCAGTCGCCTATCAGAAGGCTACATTGATGAAATACATAGAGAATCTTGTGCAGTGGGGAGATAACCTCTTCCGGCAGGACACCATGGAATCAATCACACAGGCGACACAACTATACATCCTGGCCGACAAACTACTCGGGCCTAAGCCCCGCATCATACCGCCGGCTGTGAAGGTGCCTTATGAAACGTACAACCAGCTGGAACCTAAACTGGATGCCTTCGGCAATGCCCTGCTGGAATTTGAGAACCTGCTACCAGATCTCTCCGTCCTGCCACATGGCGGAGATGAATTACCGCCACCGCCGATCACTATGTCCAGTCTGTATTTCTGCGTACCACCCAATGATCAGATGCTGGCCTGGTGGGATGTAATTGAAGACCGGCTCTTCAAGATCCGGAACTCACAGAATATCGACGGCGTAGAACGTGTACTGGCACTCTTTGCACCTCCTATTGATCCGGGTATGCTGGTACGTGCAGCCGCAGCTGGTCTGGACCTCTCCGTCATCATCGCCGGACTAAATGCACCGCTGCCAAACTACCGCTTCAACATCATGTCCCAGAAAGCAACAGAGCTGATACAGGAGGTCCGCGGATTGGGCAATGCACTCTTACAGGCCCTGGAGAAAAAGGATGCAGAAGCACTGGCATTGCTGCGCAATGAACTCGAGATGAAGTTGCTCAAGAGCATGCTGGATATGAAGAAGGTCCAGCTCAAAGAAGCCAAGCAACAAATAGAAGTACTGCACCGCACCAAAGCCATCACTGAAGAACGGGATGCCTACTTTACCTCCATAGAGCGCATCAGTGCCAGCGAACAGCTGAACCTTGATAAGCTCTCCGAAGCACATGACTTCCAGATGGCCGCCCAGATCGTACAGGCCACCGGTGCCGTATTAGGACTGATCCCTGATTTTGGATTCGGCGGACATGGATTCGGTGGTTCTCCTGCTGTGGATGTAACATGGGGGGGCAGCTTCCTGGCTGCTGCAGCCAATGCGGCAACAGGCGTACTGAATATCCTGAGTGGCGTGGCGTGCTACGAGGCCAACAGGGCGTCTATCCTCGGTGGTTTCGACAGGCGTTACAGCGACTGGAAACTACAGGAAAGACTGGCCAAACTGGAAATAAAACAGATCGAACAACAGATCGCCGCTGCTGAGATCAGGGTGGACATAACAGCAGCAGACATCAAGACGCAGGAACTACAGATCGACAACAACCTGAAGACAGATGAGTTCATGCAGGAAAAGTTTACTAATAAAGACCTCTACCAATGGATGATCGGCCGGATCAGTGCCGTGTATTTCAAAGCTTATAAACTAGCCTTTGATGTGTCTAAAAAAACTGAACGCTGCTACCAGCATGAACTGGGCAATACGGATACCTTCCTCCAATTCGGTTACTGGGACAATCTTAAAAAAGGATTGCAGACAGCTGATCAGTTGTTCTATGACCTGAAACGTATGGAAGCCAGCTACCTGGACGTCAACAAACGTGAATACGAGGTCACCAAACACATCTCTCTCTCAATGCTGGATCCCCTGGCCCTTATCAGGTTACGCGCCACCGGGATATGCGACTTCCAGGTGCCGGAAGCGCTCTTTGATATGGACCATCCGGGACACTATTTCCGCCGTATCAAAACAGTCAGTATCACATTGCCCTGCATAGCCGGACCATATACTTCGGTAAGCGCAAAACTATCCCTGATCAATAACAGGTACCGTAAGAACACCACCAAAGCTGTTGGCTTTACTGACGATAAAACGGCCTACGAAGAAGTGCCGGGTAACGACGACCGCTTCGTATACAACATAGGTACGATCCAGTCCATTGCTACCAGTAGTGCCCAGAATGATAGCGGCCTCTTTGAACTGAACTTCCGTGATGAGCGCTACCTGCCTTTCGAATATACAGGCGCCGTTAGCAGCTGGCGACTGGAACTCCCCGCGGGCGTACGGCTGTTTGACTACAACACGATCGCTGACGTGATCGTCCACCTTAAATACACCGCCCGCGAAGGCGGCAGCACTTTAAAAACACTGGCATCAAACACATTACAGGAAAAACTGGCGGAAATAGGTCAGGAACTGAATCAAACCGGCCTGCACCTGGCACTGAACCTCCGGTATGACATGCCGGATGAATGGAATCAGCTGAGAAAGAACGGCACGGTCAATATGCAGATCGCCAAAACAAGGCTCCCCTATTTCATGCAGGCATTTGCAGCCGAAATTGATAAGGTGACAGTACTGGCCAGATTTAAAAACACACCGGCGGTGGTAAGCGTCACCATTGAAGGCGCATCGCTGACACTGAATCCGAAACCGGAGTGGGGCGTTTTCCTCAATGAGACCATGACCATCGAACTGGATACCCCGTTCCTGCTCGCAGCAACCCCAGCGCTCATGAACGATATGGAAGAACTGGTGATGATCATTAAATATCAGTTCCCCTGACATCAGATTGTCATGGCACGCATAAACACAAAGGCGTTTCCCCTATAAAAGGGAAGCGTCTTTGTGTCTATCCATTCTGTTAAAGCGGTGTTATTGTGTGGATGCATGCCGGCGTAGCATCTTCCTGCCCGATCTCATCGTTTACGCCCCCTATCATCACATTATCAATCCATTGCAGTCTAAATATGTTATTGCTGACTTCCTTTTTAGCGCCTATGGCACTGCGCTGCAGCAGTTGTCCCCAAAACTAACCATCTCAGATCATAATACATTGTATAATTATCGGATATTATTTTGTAATCTTACAAACGTTATTACTTCTTACAACACGTCAAGCGAACCATGGGATACGCTGTATAAGTAAATATACTACTGGCGTATCAAAGAAGTGACATCTAAGCAATAAAGACCCAATTCCATTATGACTCGATCAAAAATAACAGGCACAGGTGCGCATATACCGGCTCGGAATATAGCAAATGATCATTTTTTGGGCAATATCTTCTTTAACAATGATCATACAGCGATTGAACAACCGGTTGAAAAGATCATCCAGAAGTTCAAAGCAATTACCGGCATAGAACAGCGGCGGTATGCTCCTGCAGGGATAGTTGCATCAGACATGGGCACCCTCGCCGCAGAAGAGGCAATACGCAATGCAGGAATAGACCGTGAATCAATAGATCTGATCATTGTTGCCCATAATTACGGAGATATGAAATCGCCGGGAGATCCGCGGGATATGGTCCCTTCTCTTGCCTCCCGGATCAAACATAACCTGGGTATTAAAAATCCGGAGTGTATCCCCTATGATATTATATTCGGTTGTCCTGGATGGCTTCAGGCCCTGATGCAGGCACATGCTGCTATCCGGTCAGGAGAGGCAGAAACCTGCCTTGTTATCGGTGCTGAAACGCTTTCACGGGTACTCGATGCGTCAGACCGTGACAGCATGATATTTTCGGATGGGGCTGGCGCCTGCATTATCCAGGCAAGCATCACTGGGGAGAGCGGGATCATAAATACGGCGGTGAGATCGGATACCAGTGAAGAACTTGGATATATATACTCGGCTGGCACCAATAAAGGGGACGAATCTGATACACGATTTATCAAAATGAATGGCCGGAAAGTGTATGAGTATGCACTGAAGTATGTTCCTCAGGCGATGAAGGCGTGTTTTGACAGGAGCGGGAGAAACATTTCAGACCTCAAAATGATCTTCCTTCATCAGGCCAATGACAAGATGGACGAAGCGATTGTACAAAGATTCTTCGAACTATATGGCATAACAGACCTGCCTGTAAACGTGATGCCCATGAATATCGCGATGATGGGCAACAGTTCTGTAGCGACCATTCCTACATTATTGCATCAGGTGCTCAATGAAGAGATAGGTACTTTTCAGCTGTCCGAAGGGGACTTAATCATGTTCGCGTCCGTTGGTGCAGGAATGAATATCAATGCGCTCACATACCAATGGTGAGGATAGTTTACCGGACGGCGAAAGGTATCCGAATAAAAGGAGGCTGTATTAAAATAGAAATGCCCCTAAAAGTCAGACGCTTTTAGGGGCATTTCTATTTTAATACAGCCTCTTTCGCTAATACAGCGTTTCGCAACGTCGTGGTGAAGCAGCTAAGTACATGTCAACCAGCAACCTTGTTTTAATGAAGCGTCCGCTCAAACGAACCTTGCAGTCGCGCTTGGTAATCAATCGATTACTATCATAGAACTGTCAAAAACATATCGAATCCCGGGCTAAAATTGCCTCTTTCACATTTCTTTAGCTTTTTCTTGGGTAAATTTGCATCATTATGTCAGAAACACGGCCGGACTTACCATCAGCCCGGCTTATTTTAGAAAAACCTAACCCATTCCATTAATGAAGAAACCTGTGTTTAAGAAAGTATTTAAGTTCACACTCATTGCCGGCTTATTTTCCGGAATTCTTTTTACCGTCGCTGCACCAACTGCAGGAAACAAAACAAGGATCGTCCGTCTTGCTGAGAACAAGCTGGATGAAAGACTTGCGATGTATACGACGCTGAAACTGGATTCCCTGGGATTGTCAAAGGAAGCATTTGCCTATGCATTAGCAGGCATGGAAAAACTTGGCAGGGAAGGAAAGTTGTCCAATCCTGATGTGCTTACCATCGCTGATTTCAGTTTACCGTCCAGTAAGAAAAGACTGTTCGTGATCGACCTGAGCAAAGGCGAAGTACTGTTCAACACACTCGTCTCTCACGGAAGGAATTCAGGTACTGCACTCGCAACTAACTTCTCCAATGCGCCTGAAAGCTTCAAAAGCAGCCTGGGCTTCTATGTAACCGGACAGACCTATAGAGGAGAGCACGGTTATTCGCTGAGACTGGAAGGTGAAGAGGCGGGCATTAATGACAACGCGATGAGTCGTGGAATCGTAATGCATAGTGCTAATTATGTAAGCGAACAGATCGCCAAATTACAGGGGTACATTGGCCGCAGCCTTGGTTGCCCTGCTATTCCTGAGAAAGTGCACCGGCAGATCATTGAAGTGATCAAGAACGGTACCTGCCTGTTTTTATACAGTCCGGACAAGGCATACATGGCTAACTCAAAGATGCTGCTGCCGACAGATACAACGGTAGTGTAACAGGAATTAGCGATCAGGAATTAAATTTTTTTGCCATCATATCAAAAAAAATGAGGCGCTTCATTGAGGCGCCTCGTTTTTTTTATACTTATACCTTAATCTGTGTAATATGATCAGTAGTATACTTATTAGCATGCTATACATCTTTAGTGATAACTAACCTTCCCTGTCCCCCACAATCTACACTGTATTTCAATTCTTAATTCCCCCCACTCCCCCTGGCCCCTCTTCAGACACACACAAAATGCGCTCAATTAGATCAATT
The DNA window shown above is from Chitinophaga agri and carries:
- a CDS encoding Tc toxin subunit A-related protein; its protein translation is MTDPTNLVCRVYGTVTDAQGIPVSNILIRAFDRDLRTEELLGEKLTDDTGKYEIIYDPASFKRAEKRSADLSLKAYDTSGKQLLYEQTVDQIVFNAPREKRVDITIRIRAKRLENEFDIILRTLPPLIENVPLVSLQEDAKTRDITFLSKETAISPRWLQYIVVAHRVQEISRIDAAFFYGLLRKDTLLKLDLAKAFNARVQIDINTDTRSVLYDAALADEKQMDADIRTAIREMIIPERAAGQLREIMAMLGQYRDEARRFEEEERRKRITDTLTNFLMKDKLGEMQQLFDANRQDFTKFLDAISAADFFATAEDKKRGQVNLALGNVFGFNDQIINTVASSQKIDKPSDIRKLAKLNSAGWREVLTKSAGELNVDPALIRVHAAALARKMETAYPTQAFTAQLERAKEKTGPQHDAIVKLLTENEDFDLQRSNIDTFFRDKGIRDIADTAPALKELKSMQRVFKLVPNYSKTTALLSQKVHSAQSIVATGKSRFVQEVGPAAGISEKEATAIYNKASNIQAASMLVAGELRDTITSMDIAALNVNALAAKLKAVSKDFPNLKTLFQLSDMCACEHCRSVYSPAAYLVELLQYLDKRTVRNLDVDPDAPVRIAKDVLFERRPDLGEIDLGCENANTPLPYIDLVCELLEEAIAPDAGITYNGALANGKIPAALQTLLNTNNIPVTDKALVYEPLDPVINPACYLRDEGVVCKLSPVAANQWLVKRLHQTFGSAEELAASPEYVNENAYTILSTQQFAFTLPFDLPHTEAQAYFSRFGINRATLMQDLRKGTTPPDETIAAEILGLTAQQRKLIITADAANQENYWNTGAPNVVDYMKVVDNMLQRTGLTYAALNNLLSLTFINPDNKLFIQHLDTGCDTTKKEIANLDEAALDRIHRFLRLVKLTGWKQELLNEVIMQTKLGNKTLDDSCLITLSKLQTINQTTGIKREELIGFYGEVPHTIIPNATVKPLYQQVFLNKATTGFLDETLLPALVDGSTTLNDHAVSLAACLQLSALDFSHITGAMANIDLTFANISHVFAVARLCRKGKIAVSDYGVYVTLTGLDVFSSPAVTLDFINHINIGKKAPLKPADVQFMLRHEADNLAEREIADEKITALLTALQAGYQQAYNTNKSPYDDLLSADELQEPLKNGLAKLPGFTEEITNNFVKMANNTWISPPDPVAATYISEQLTPFFSTAVITDIQTLQAAIVAAPPANLEMARKAFLEALFTALSAYFFVAEKTELLVTSLASTFKAENELVTAVLSTARLKQPAPGTALLRDILLSDTLIDKITEPPVPPVITPGGFTQLYNAVRLLHKLFPFVKAVKQDPDAIAWLISNSPALGWLEPDSIPYAAAQTPVAYTTWENFAQLLSLLNTLTPVPNPGDAENPLTFFSLITILQDGATTRQQWLDAFALLNGYDREVLDDADLYFGFSNPDLTQYRLVSTWIKLATAMQDLRILGTNATIAKEFIKPALSSTDTSQLRMTLKARYEEDLWLDTLKEIMNTVRPRKRDALVAYLLATTPDVHSPIDLFDYYLVDTQMEAIMPSSRIVQAHGTIQLFVQRCLMGLEPTAAADRNSDSGWNQWKWMKNYRVWEANRKVFLYPENWIEPELLDDKSFLFSEMEEQLLQDEVNEFTTEDALIRYLEKLDEIAFLEVVAEYYQADIYTLHVFARTKTGDPATYYYRRLEQERYWSPWEKVDLDITSNQLLAFVHNNRLCLAWPIFSEIPNPTHQVTIPGVSANESSPKDMKKVERKLKIQLAISQFANKQWQPKRVSRKGILTPDNYTTDSFDYDVYNLLYFEFSQQIMVFHTTTESVQEYHYMDGLFDIAGCKGYPELTSTKPNWFPDFFPDFKDTLLGSDRYIEQNLDTGNAFSVRNAILFFNFFDLLTETPGTFRLSYPHQFTWVDMLALLYQVLMKKLLANFTDLGGRSIKVPLGTLLPYFFEDSKHNYVIVPGFYGMDKDPQIGTPVTIKRTYTDVLKLLEAVIALYNKYVQVIKDNPGMPAADLVAKLVADPDFQAIVAEWKVYTQLKYGEQFRNFYHPLLCMMRKTLYKDGIPALMKRETQLTKTSFNFAEYYKPTALMPGPLPVEDIDFNSDGSYSSYNWELFYHTPMMLATRLSRDQRFEEALVWFHYIFNPTGALEGNPPQKYWVTKPFYQRLSPEYLEQRIDNLLTKIADPGTPEIKELEFAIDQWRTKPFMPHVVARFRPVAYQKATLMKYIENLVQWGDNLFRQDTMESITQATQLYILADKLLGPKPRIIPPAVKVPYETYNQLEPKLDAFGNALLEFENLLPDLSVLPHGGDELPPPPITMSSLYFCVPPNDQMLAWWDVIEDRLFKIRNSQNIDGVERVLALFAPPIDPGMLVRAAAAGLDLSVIIAGLNAPLPNYRFNIMSQKATELIQEVRGLGNALLQALEKKDAEALALLRNELEMKLLKSMLDMKKVQLKEAKQQIEVLHRTKAITEERDAYFTSIERISASEQLNLDKLSEAHDFQMAAQIVQATGAVLGLIPDFGFGGHGFGGSPAVDVTWGGSFLAAAANAATGVLNILSGVACYEANRASILGGFDRRYSDWKLQERLAKLEIKQIEQQIAAAEIRVDITAADIKTQELQIDNNLKTDEFMQEKFTNKDLYQWMIGRISAVYFKAYKLAFDVSKKTERCYQHELGNTDTFLQFGYWDNLKKGLQTADQLFYDLKRMEASYLDVNKREYEVTKHISLSMLDPLALIRLRATGICDFQVPEALFDMDHPGHYFRRIKTVSITLPCIAGPYTSVSAKLSLINNRYRKNTTKAVGFTDDKTAYEEVPGNDDRFVYNIGTIQSIATSSAQNDSGLFELNFRDERYLPFEYTGAVSSWRLELPAGVRLFDYNTIADVIVHLKYTAREGGSTLKTLASNTLQEKLAEIGQELNQTGLHLALNLRYDMPDEWNQLRKNGTVNMQIAKTRLPYFMQAFAAEIDKVTVLARFKNTPAVVSVTIEGASLTLNPKPEWGVFLNETMTIELDTPFLLAATPALMNDMEELVMIIKYQFP